Proteins encoded within one genomic window of Eurosta solidaginis isolate ZX-2024a chromosome 1, ASM4086904v1, whole genome shotgun sequence:
- the LOC137250236 gene encoding arrestin domain-containing protein 17, which yields MSDGKKFNNCVVVFDHNDFGTYFTGQTVSGKVIVTLERPKKLKGIKLQVCGFACCQWRERFGQKIAVQKINPRMKHLCFGREDYVASTTWLVGSDHSNNFTMDAGTYTFTFSCPIPTNCPSSFEGTYGHIRYLVKVTFIRNGAADRIHNVGFTVLKLLDLNEESKIIQSPVTNDAVENVCLLMSKAVHLKVYIQQAGYVPGQYVLVSVNINNQSSVDCKRLIIMLNLRATYTSDTPVHTVSEKICLGKKIGGHVPKYTRKSFTETVRIPATAPTCEHISRVVRISYELCVVAAMNSLMRNPKVLLPITVGNVPLLQGSMVGEDEWLAQREGANIATASSSAAASTNDLEQASGAVGGLTDETSEDDDEIQLPPPTYEEAMFMSTNIADNDANTVSVDAPFTPRYPVFNVDENALAFSSMGLSPPPSLPQKRRRKKRRRQAAAAAAAELAKQQLPTESPIQI from the exons GCATTAAGCTTCAAGTCTGCGGGTTTGCTTGTTGTCAATGGCGTGAAAGATTTGGCCAAAAGATCGCCGTACAGAAGATAAATCCTAGAATGAAGCATTTATGCTTTGGACGTGAGGATTATGTGGCATCAACAACATGGTTGGTGGGTTCTGATCATTCCAATAACTTCACTATGGATGCTGGTACTTATACGTTCACCTTTTCCTGCCCTATACCAACAAATTGCCCGTCATCCTTTGAAGGCACGTATGGGCATATACGATATCTTGTTAAGGTGACTTTCATACGAAATGGCGCCGCAGACCGAATACATAATGTAGGCTTCACAGTACTTAAACTATTGGATCTAAATGAGGAAAGTAAAATAATACAG TCACCCGTTACCAATGATGCTGTGGAAAATGTGTGCTTATTGATGTCGAAAGCTGTGCATTTAAAAGTTTATATACAACAAGCTGGTTATGTGCCCGGCCAATATGTATTGGTTAGTGTCAATATTAACAATCAATCTTCAGTGGATTGTAAAAGGTTGATCATAATGTTAAATTTACGCGCCACATACACTTCAGATACGCCAGTGCATACTGTTTCGGAAAAAATATGTTTAGGAAAAAAAATTGGTGGGCATGTTCCAAAATATACGCGCAAATCATTCACTGAAACTGTTCGCATTCCAGCAACAGCACCAACTTGTGAACACATCAGTCGCGTTGTACGCATCTCTTATGAACTGTGTGTAGTGGCAGCTATGAATTCTCTAATGCGCAATCCAAAAGTACTGCTTCCTATAACTGTTGGTAATGTTCCACTGCTACAAGGCAGTATGGTTGGCGAGGATGAGTGGTTGGCCCAGAGGGAAGGGGCAAACATAGCAACGGCGTCGTCTTCAGCGGCTGCGTCAACAAATGATTTGGAGCAAGCAAGTGGTGCAGTTGGCGGTTTGACCGATGAAACGAGTGAAGACGATGACGAAATTCAATTGC CTCCACCCACCTATGAGGAAGCAATGTTTATGAGCACGAATATTGCAGATAATGATGCGAACACAGTAAGTGTGGATGCACCATTTACACCACGATATCCTGTTTTTAATGTCGATGAAAATGCGCTAGCATTTAGCAGTATGGGCTTGAGTCCACCGCCAAGTTTGCCACAGAAGCGACGACGTAAAAAAAGGAGACGACAAGCGGCTGCAGCTGCTGCAGCGGAATTAGCCAAACAACAGCTACCAACAGAATCACCAATACAAATATGA
- the LOC137250244 gene encoding arrestin domain-containing protein 3-like, which produces MPSTCVFEFDRPQPIYYSGETINGRIQLTTTSEKTVRALYILFEGEAKVRWKESRSRSRNGKTEHYTKYFRANETYLNTRTHVHGEGALQPGTYTYTFNIPLPLECPTSCVEKYGKIAYELSLVLDRPYRFDNVFKQPLTVLHQVNLNMQPQLLIPIKSEDIKYFCCWPCSSGPVLSTLIILFGGYAPGQTIKYKLEIDNQSTGYDLEDGVELKLIQVYNFVAHTPHNKTRYHSNTLARTTQGMQCLRLSKRLVEGELLIPPVPPTLEMGYIIGVRYEIKMSIDTGACHTDSEIKVPITIGTVPLAQSATNPQNAIDLLPTAPVEPETPGSPFGSDVPPNYDKFKPPSFEEATSIGGKFIDRDVDERNRNDEFIPKYPMYTNFAVATAPTLDDSAPLLQTPNSWDSTNTPSPPYTRENLETQPAAGTVGTVE; this is translated from the exons ATGCCATCCACGTGCGTGTTCGAGTTTGATCGGCCTCAACCGATTTATTATAGCGGCGAGACAATCAATGGACGCATCCAATTAACAACAACAAGTGAGAAGACCGTTAGag CACTCTACATACTCTTCGAAGGCGAAGCCAAAGTACGTTGGAAAGAGAGTCGATCACGCAGCCGTAATGGCAAAACTGAACATTATACGAAATATTTTCGCGCCAACGAGACATACTTAAACACCAGGACACACGTACATGGGGAAGGAGCCCTACAACCGGGAACTTATACCTACACATTTAACATACCGCTGCCATTGGAGTGTCCGACTTCATGTGTAGAGAAATATGGCAAGATAGCTTACGAGTTGTCACTAGTGCTTGATCGACCCTATAGATTTGATAATGTTTTCAAGCAACCGTTGACGGTATTGCACCAGGTCAATTTAAATATGCAACCACAGTTGCTG ATACCTATAAAAAGTGaggatattaaatatttttgctGTTGGCCTTGCTCTTCGGGACCTGTGCTCTCTACGCTGATCATACTTTTTGGTGGTTATGCGCCTGGTCAAACAATTAAATATAAACTCGAAATAGATAATCAATCAACTGGTTATGATTTGGAAGATGGTGTGGAATTAAAATTAATACAAGTTTATAATTTTGTAGCACACACACCACATAATAAGACGCGTTATCATAGTAATACTCTAGCGCGTACAACGCAGGGTATGCAATGCTTGAGACTATCGAAGCGTTTGGTTGAGGGTGAATTGCTTATACCACCTGTGCCACCCACCTTAGAAATGGGCTATATAATTGGTGTACGTTATGAGATCAAAATGTCCATAGATACGGGTGCCTGTCATACTGATTCCGAAATTAAGGTACCCATAACAATAGGTACAGTGCCGCTAGCACAAAGTGCAACAAATCCACAAAATGCAATCGATTTGTTGCCAACAGCCCCAGTGGAGCCAGAAACACCAGGCTCGCCATTTGGCAGTGATGTACCACCAAATTATGATAAATTTA AGCCGCCCTCCTTTGAAGAGGCCACCTCGATTGGTGGTAAGTTTATTGATCGTGATGTTGATGAACGTAATCGCAATGATGAATTTATACCAAAGTATCCCATGTACACAAATTTTGCGGTAGCCACCGCACCAACACTGGACGACTCGGCACCTTTGTTGCAAACACCAAATAGTTGGGATTCAACAAATACACCATCACCGCCTTATACCAGAGAGAATCTTGAAACACAACCAGCGGCGGGTACGGTTGGAACAGTTGAATAA
- the LOC137250250 gene encoding arrestin domain-containing protein 3-like: MPTKCKFSYERETPVYVCGEKVIGSVEVNFVKEELVEDIRINFRGMATVSWVDTMARFPKIYSAEEVYMENEIIVFQGGDIAAGIYNYSFLFHVADVCPTTCTTDIGRIFYELQLIVAYEDKHKRKFTSEIMVLQRFDINQVPNASLPVIASDEIFFCCWPCSSGPVAVNLKASRAAYVPGNMIEFSIELDNMSKRCKFRINIGAYLMQIYKFTTEIPRRRTRYISYELDDVERRINVKPGEIEIMEECFTIPPLPPSTQGAHIISIKYELRLEIRVNSVSHAMTDLMVPIIIGTADEQTPSVAPLAKRKSRR; encoded by the exons ATGCCTACAAAATGCAAATTTTCTTATGAACGCGAAACGCCAGTTTATGTTTGTGGCGAAAAAGTTATTGGAAGTGTTGAAGTGAACTTCGTAAAAGAAGAACTAGTGGAAG ATATACGCATAAATTTTCGTGGCATGGCTACCGTTAGTTGGGTTGACACCATGGCGCGTTTTCCCAAAATATATTCAGCCGAAGAAGTGTATATGGAAAATGAGATAATCGTGTTTCAGGGCGGCGATATTGCAGCAGGCATATATAATTATTCCTTCCTTTTTCACGTAGCCGATGTATGTCCGACCACTTGTACCACAGATATTGGACGCATCTTTTATGAATTACAATTAATTGTGGCATATGAAGATAAGCACAAACGTAAATTTACGAGCGAAATTATGGTGCTGCAGAGATTCGATATAAATCAAGTACCAAATGCATCG TTGCCAGTAATAGCCAGCGATGAAATATTTTTCTGTTGTTGGCCTTGTTCGTCCGGTCCTGTGGCTGTAAATCTGAAAGCATCACGCGCCGCTTACGTGCCTGGAAATATGATCGAATTTAGTATTGAGCTCGATAATATGTCAAAACGTTGCAAATTTCGCATTAATATTGGCGCATATTTAATGCAGATCTATAAATTTACAACTGAAATACCAAGGCGACGCACGCGTTATATATCATATGAATTGGATGATGTAGAGCGGCGTATAAATGTGAAACCCGGTGAAATAGAGATAATGGAAGAATGTTTTACCATACCTCCACTGCCACCATCGACACAAGGTGCACATATTATATCGATTAAATATGAGTTGCGTTTGGAAATACGCGTAAATTCTGTTTCGCATGCAATGACCGATTTGATGGTGCCAATTATAATCGGTACAGCAGATGAGCAAACACCATCAGTTGCTCCT CTAGCGAAACGCAAGAGCCGCCGATAA
- the LOC137250195 gene encoding arrestin domain-containing protein 17 encodes MSVLHCDVILDNQKAIYEPGDKLTGRVILTLDVRLLLKAIFLEYKGFADVQWQTLKKTKKSVKKKTEEGHEQSLTNASPGQQLEVYTNREDFLSTVNYFMGSEEATPRIIERGTYVYPFSVTLPVYCPTSFESPNAHVRYMIEVFIEHKSKRELRYSQKLNVVKALDLRHAAQLYAQSREVHVEENVLLKIFKEPMQVLVTLQQNGFVPGELLSAHISIHNPRKLKLHELRYELLRILRITASHGRKKTKTKYFQTLLAKSVHNLCGTRELLTQHLQLLRIPQTVPTTDPADCRCLHISYELLVRLCTVHSKHWLEAKVPITVGTVPLLQTDVVQILQEESFQQKLTMHAMNNLNTSGSLIDSAMERHSNFEGASAPASEIRESSMSMISLDSSSREAEYTPKTKFDDEANKSKYKLDQTNYKPRYLYYDMNNKPKESNESTDAISEADGESEENDRSKLTNSAYAGVLQQLASQMQARKTTNNSEELIK; translated from the exons ATGTCTGTTCTACATTGCGATGTAATTTTGGATAACCAAAAAGCCATTTATGAGCCCGGTGATAAGCTAACGGGACGTGTCATACTAACGCTTGATGTACGATTGCTGCTCAaag CGATATTTTTGGAGTATAAAGGTTTTGCTGATGTCCAATGGCAGACgctgaaaaaaacgaaaaaaagtgTGAAGAAGAAAACCGAAGAAGGACATGAGCAAAGCTTGACCAACGCATCGCCTGGGCAACAACTTGAGGTTTATACGAATCGTGAAGACTTTCTATCAACGGTCAACTATTTCATGGGCTCTGAAGAAG CTACACCCAGGATCATCGAACGTGGCACATACGTCTACCCATTTAGCGTAACTTTACCCGTATACTGTCCAACGAGCTTCGAAAGCCCCAACGCTCATGTACGCTATATGATTGAAGTCTTTATTGAGCACAAGAGTAAGCGTGAACTTCGTTATTCGCAAAAGTTAAATGTGGTAAAAGCATTGGATCTGCGACATGCAGCCCAGCTCTACGCACAATCTCGTGAAGTACACGTGGAAGAAAATGTGCTTTTGAAAATATTCAAAGAACCAATGCAAGTGCTTGTGACATTACAACAAAATGGATTTGTCCCTGGTGAATTGCTTTCTGCACACATCTCAATACATAATCCGCGAAAATTGAAGCTACACGAACTTCGCTATGAGCTGCTACGCATTTTACGCATTACCGCTTCACATGGACgtaaaaaaactaaaactaaatattttcaaactcTGTTGGCGAAGTCGGTGCATAATTTATGTGGTACCCGTGAATTGTTGACGCAACATTTACAATTGCTCCGAATACCACAAACTGTACCAACCACTGATCCAGCTGACTGTCGGTGCTTACACATAAGCTATGAGTTGCTTGTGCGCTTGTGTACAGTGCATTCAAAACATTGGTTGGAAGCAAAAGTGCCAATTACTGTTGGTACAGTGCCGTTGCTGCAGACCGATGTAGTACAAATATTGCAGGAAGAGAGCTTCCAACAAAAGCTAACAATGCACGCGATGAATAACTTAAATACGAGTGGAAGCCTGATAGATTCAGCGATGGAAAGGCATAGTAATTTTGAAGGAGCCTCAGCTCCTGCGTCAGAAATACGCGAAAGTAGTATGTCGATGATATCTTTAG ATTCTTCTTCTCGCGAAGCAGAGTACACACCAAAAACAAAATTCGATGATGAAGCAAATAAGAGCAAATACAAATTGGATCAAACCAATTATAAACCAAGATATCTATATTATGATATGAACAACAAACCAAAAGAAAGTAATGAAAGCACAGATGCTATAAGTGAAGCAGACGGAGAAAGTGAAGAAAATGATAGATCAAAGTTGACTAATAGTGCCTATGCTGGAGTTCTACAACAATTAGCTAGCCAAATGCAAGCGcgcaaaacaacaaacaacagCGAAGAATTAATAAAGTAA
- the LOC137250192 gene encoding arrestin domain-containing protein 3 produces the protein MPTVCSFQLDRMDAVYNSGEYIHGRIVLKTEKMKRVNAVFVTLEGEARVQWSLSGKSDSANYCGHQQYLYTRTNVFDSTEFRAGTHIYVLRLRIPTGCPSSCKGPYGFIAYNISLTLAKPWTFDEIFRKPITVVQTLNLNHNPEYGLPIRDENIKYLCNWPCTSGPIMYTLLLPYNGFVPRQQIPFFLEVDNQSPHYDIASVEASLKQHFIFLSRQPYKRNFYTKTLAKSIITERTLRLTKRMYQGTVSVPSDTPRSTLNPNYIVFIHYTLQVKLKTGCFHYDTDLSMPVVIGTIPLQQCGVQMVTTTQPRRTSTLEAMSTVDEEDGDVAGEQWSVQAEINRTEEDGEGEDDDDIIEVVAEGGASVRRMRAQDISNNNEDDEPPSYDSCLPPSFSFATLSSQQTLDSVGQSSDSKTPAKNQQRIIKLPMFPAYDIIASSTQAINMCTDSALSLNYYRSYGSLGTGHTGRSLDTFGSSIGVLSETDEQVHEYDEDDEDDDEDIF, from the exons cTGTCTTTGTTACTCTGGAAGGTGAGGCACGTGTACAGTGGTCACTCAGCGGCAAAAGTGATTCGGCGAACTATTGTGGTCATCAACAATACTTATATACACGCACCAATGTATTTGATAGTACGGAATTTCGTGCTGGCACACATATTTATGTATTAAGATTACGTATACCGACTGGTTGTCCGTCCTCATGTAAGGGTCCATATGGATTCATTGCTTATAATATTTCTTTGACACTCGCCAAGCCATGGACATTCGATGAGATCTTTCGCAAACCGATTACAGTAGTGCAGACTTTGAATTTAAATCATAATCCTGAATATGGT TTACCCATACGCGATGAAAACATAAAATATCTTTGCAACTGGCCCTGCACTTCAGGACCTATAATGTATACTCTCTTACTACCTTACAACGGTTTCGTACCACGACAACAGATCCCCTTCTTTCTGGAAGTGGACAATCAATCGCCACATTATGACATAGCCAGCGTTGAAGCATCGCTCAAACAACATTTCATATTCCTATCCCGCCAACCATATAAACGAAATTTCTATACAAAAACCTTAGCGAAAAGTATTATTACAGAGCGTACACTTCGTCTAACGAAGCGAATGTATCAGGGTACAGTAAGCGTTCCGTCAGATACGCCACGATCTACGCTAAATCCGAATTATATAGTTTTCATACATTATACGCTACAAGTAAAATTGAAAACTGGTTGCTTTCATTATGATACAGATTTGTCGATGCCTGTCGTTATCGGTACCATACCGCTGCAACAATGTGGCGTCCAAATGGTGACCACAACTCAACCACGAAGGACAAGTACACTAGAGGCAATGTCAACTGTTGATGAGGAAGATGGTGATGTAGCAGGTGAGCAATGGAGTGTACAGGCAGAAATTAATCGTACCGAAGAGGATGGTGAGGGTGAAGATGATGACGATATTATCGAAGTAGTAGCTGAGGGTGGTGCTAGCGTACGAAGAATGCGTGCTCAAGATATATCCAATAATAATGAGGATGATGAGCCACCTTCTTATGATAGTTGTT TACCGCCTTCATTCAGTTTCGCCACACTCAGCAGCCAACAGACTCTAGACAGTGTTGGTCAATCGTCAGATTCGAAAACACCTGCAAAAAATCAACAACGTATCATTAAGCTGCCCATGTTTCCTGCGTATGATATCATAGCTTCGTCCACACAAGCCATCAATATGTGTACAGACTCAGCATTAAGTTTAAATTATTATCGTTCATACGGCTCTCTTGGTACAGGACATACAGGACGCAGCTTGGATACTTTTGGTTCGAGCATTGGTGTACTTAGCGAAACGGATGAACAAGTACACGAATATGATGAGGATGATGAAGATGATGATGAGGATATTTTCTAA